In the Vitis vinifera cultivar Pinot Noir 40024 chromosome 2, ASM3070453v1 genome, one interval contains:
- the IFRL1 gene encoding Isoflavone reductase homolog-like (The RefSeq protein has 3 substitutions compared to this genomic sequence): MEKSKVLVMGGTGYIGRRMVEASLAQGHPTFVLQRPEIGMDIEKLQMLLSFKAKGATLVEGSFADHKSLVEAVKKVDVVICTMSGVHFRSHNLLMQLKLVEAIKEAGNIKRFLPSEFGMDPARMEDALEPGRVTFDEKMVVRKAIEEANIPHTYVSSNCFAAYFVPNCSQLGTLTPPKEKVFLYGDGNVKAVFVDEDDVAAYTIKAIDDPRTLNETVYVRPPENILSQRQIIEMWEKLTGKKLDKSSISAEEFLVSMKGLDYAGQVGVGHFYHIYYEGCLTNFEIGEEGEEASKLYPEVDYIRMDEYLKRYL; the protein is encoded by the exons ATGGAAAAGAGCAAGGTTCTTGTGGTGGGTGGCACAGGCTACATTGGAAGGAGGATGGTGGAGGCAAGCTTAGCCCAAGGCCATCCCACCTTTGTCCTTCAACGCCCGGAGATCGGTATGGACATCGAGAAACTGCAGATGCTACTGTCCTTCAAGGCCAAAGGGGCTACCCTTGTGGAGGGCTCCTTTGCAGATCATAAGAGTCTGGTGGAAGCAGTGAAGAAAGTAGATGTGGTGATCTGCACCATGTCTGGGGTTCATTTCAGGAGTCACAACCTTTTGATGCAGCTCAAACTTGTTGAGgccatcaaagaagctggaaacATTAAG CGATTCCTGCCTTCAGAGTTTGGAATGGATCCAGCAAGAATGGGAGATGCACTTGAACCAGGAAGAGTGACATTTGATGAGAAGATGGTTGTGAGGAAGGCCATAGAAGAAGCCAACATCCCCCACACTTATGTGTCTTCCAACTGCTTTGCAGCCTATTTTGTTCCCAACTGCTCCCAACTTGGCACCCTCACTCccccaaaagaaaaagtttttctATACGGAGACGGCAACGTCAAAG CTGTTTTTGTGGACGAAGATGATGTTGCAGCATACACGATCAAAGCAATAGATGATCCTCGTACACTGAACAAGACAGTCTACGTTAGGCCACCAGAAAACATTCTCTCCCAGAGACAGATAATCGAGATGTGGGAAAAGCTTACAGGGAAGAAACTAGACAAGTCTAGCATCTCTGCAGAAGAATTCCTCGTCTCCATGAAAG GTCTTGACTATGCCGGCCAAGTTGGAGTAGGACATTTCTATCACATTTACTATGAAGGTTGTTTAACAAACTTTGAAATAGGGGAAGAGggagaagaagcttcaaagctCTACCCAGAGGTTGACTACATAAGGATGGATGAATACCTGAAACGTTATCTATAA